The Kineothrix sp. IPX-CK genomic interval TCATTGCTATGGGAGCACAAAAAATAATACTGTTTGGAAGCTGCGGCATCTTGGATAAGGAGGCGGCGGATGGCAGGATAATAGTTCCCGTTGCGGCAGTTCGGGACGAAGGAACGAGCTATCATTATCTGCCTTCTTCCGAGGAGGTAAAGGTAGGAGAAGCAATGATTGATAAAATATGCGGCTGCCTGAAAAAATGCGGTTATCCCTATGTGAAGGGAAAGGTGTGGACGACGGACGGCATTTACCGCGAGACAAGAAAGGCAATTGATGACAGAAAGGCACAGGGCTGTATTGCTGTAGAAATGGAATTTGCCGCCGCTGCCGCTGTGACCGAATTCAGAAGTATTCCTTTTGTTCAGTTTCTATATGGCGAAGACAATCTGGACTCCGCGGAATGGGAGCCAAGAGGACTGTTCTGTCCGGATTTAAGCAGGACGGAGAAATATATGGTACTGGCATTTGAATGCGGGCTGGCAATATAAGAGCATATCGCAGCATCATTTACTATAGTTCTGCCGTTAGGCTGAACTGTGACATAAAAACCTGTGATTACGAGTAAAAATCTTGACAAATCTCAAATAATAGAATAATATTTAAT includes:
- a CDS encoding nucleoside phosphorylase; translation: MNTVFKDFDNAKEAFFNPRDCQKRVDGFPEICVSTFSESVIEKFAEMEGVEVIASLYSANGIIPVYKIKYCGKEIAFFLSRVGAPACVCGLEEIIAMGAQKIILFGSCGILDKEAADGRIIVPVAAVRDEGTSYHYLPSSEEVKVGEAMIDKICGCLKKCGYPYVKGKVWTTDGIYRETRKAIDDRKAQGCIAVEMEFAAAAAVTEFRSIPFVQFLYGEDNLDSAEWEPRGLFCPDLSRTEKYMVLAFECGLAI